In Ruminiclostridium josui JCM 17888, the genomic window TTCCAGAAATTGAGGAATGGCAACAACGTCCACTATCCAGCGTTTACCCAATTGTATTCATAGATGCTGTGCACTTTTCTGTTAGGGACAACAATGTCATCAAGAAGCTGGCTGCATACATCATTCTTGGAATCAATGAAGAAGGCCAAAAGGAAGTGTTAAGCATTCAGATAGGCCAAAATGAAAGCAGTAAATATTGGCTTAGTGTCCTAAATGAACTGAAGAACCGTGGAGTCAAGGATATTCTTATACTTTGTGCAGATGGCCTGAGTGGCATCAAGGAATCCATTGCTGTAGCTTTTCCGGAAACAGAGTATCAACGCTGCATAGTCCATCAGGTAAGAAACACACTAAAATATGTTGCAGACAAAGATAAGAAGGAGTTTGCTAATGACCTGAAGACAATCTACCATGCCCCTACAGAGGAGACCGGATATGAGCGTATGATGCAAATTACGGACAAGTGGCAGGACCGTTATCCTAACGCCATGAAGAGTTGGTCTACGAACTGGGATATCCTAAGCCCGATTTTCAAGTTTTCTACGGATGTTCGCAAGGTAATCTACACAACCAATGCTATAGAAAGCCTGAACAGCACATATCGTCGTCTGAATCGTCAAAGAAGCGTATTTCCAAGTGACACAGCCCTCTTAAAGGCCCTATATCTAGCAACCTTTGAGGCAACCAAGAAGTGGACTATGACTCTCCGTAACTGGGGTAAAGTCTACGGTGAGTTGTCCATCATGTATGAGGGCAGGCTTCAGCAATAAAATCAGGACAATCAAAAACACCCTTTTGGAAGGGTGCTATTGACATGCCATTAATTTACTATTATATTGTAGACAAGTTATGAAAGCCAGCATCTGGCCTTCACAACTCTAATAAAATTATCATAGAAAGCTATTTACAGAGATTATTTCACACACTCGAATTTAGAGGAAATTGAGGTTTCGCAAGGGAACACCAATTACACAAGCCAAGATGGTGTTCTTTACAATTATGATAAATCAAAGCTTATATGGTACCCTGCTAAAAGGCCTGCCACTGATTTTTCAATTCCCGATAGTGTTAATATGATAATTTATAATGCATTTGCGAACGCCACAAATTTAAAAAATGTAAACCTGACCTCTAATATTAATACAATACAATCTTGTTTTTCAGGATGTGAATTAACATCTATTAATCATATTACAACAAGGGAAGAATATATTAATTGGGATACTTCAATCAAATCCGTATTTCAAAATAATTTGAATATTTTTGAACAACAACCATTTTTAAAATCTCTGGTTGAGCAGGAAGTCCAATATGCTGTGGATAACTATATTCAAGAAGGCATGAATGATTACCAAAAAATCAAGGCATTATATAATTATGCTACTAATAAAGTATCTTATATTACAAGTGGTAGCACATCAGACTTAAAAAATCATTGCATAAGCTCAATATTTCTTGGTGATTCCACAGTATGTGAGGGCTATACTTTAGGCATGGCTTTACTATTAGACAAGGTAGGAATAACAAATTGTCCTGTTTCAGGAGGAAATCATGCATGGAATCTTGTATATCTAAATGATACATGGTTACAAATTGATGCTACGTGGGATGATGAGGGCGATATGGCTGGTACCACCTATTTCTTAAGAACAACTGATGAGTATAAAGAGTTGGGCCATCCAAGTTATAAATCCTTATGTAACTCAAATTTTACTGATTATAGCTTTGGCACGGATAAGAGCGTATATTCCAAAAATTTACCGAAGTGTGATGCAACTATAGGAGATATTAATAAGGACAAGATACTTAATCAGCAGGATTTATATTCCATGCAGAATGAAATCCGGGCCTATGCTATGTATTGGCAAGATGGCTATTATAACGTGATGGCAGATATGAACCGTGATGGGGAAATTAATTCAGATGATTATAACTTACTGAATGATTTAGTTTATTAAAGAGAGTTTAGTTTTAAAAAGCTATTTTGCAGGCTGCAAAATAGCTTTTGTATTCTGAACAGCTTTACACATATTTATAAGCTGGTCACCATTTATACATTCAATTACATTTTTATGGCAAAAAACTTTTGTAGATGGCTTGAAATCGCCTAAAGTTATAATCATTCCTCTATATATAGAGTTTCTGTGCATACATGTAGCCAGATTCATAGCAAGTTCGACATCTATAATCTGATTCAATCCATGCTTCCATATCTCCGCAAATTGTATATCATTGAGTATGAGGCCGCTTCCATCAATTCCGCAATCACGTGTTGACTTAATCTTATAGCCGTTCCTTTTTAAAACTTCGACTATAATAGCCATATAATCACGAAATTTTAAATATAATAAATCCTCTTTAGAGTTAATAGTTTTCAAAAGTTCGTTTATCTTTCTTTTATATAAACAATCTTTTATAATAAGAAATATTTTAAATAAAATAAGTAAAATCAAATAAAATAACAGCATAAATAATCACCCGGTACTATTATTTCTATAAATAGGTTTAATATTCTTTATTATTAAAAATACAGGAATTTACAGCTGCAAATGTGTTGACACGGGGATAATAGTTGTGTTAACATAATCAAGCTGTCGCGAAAAACAATACTTAAAACGTTTAAGGTAATGGATTACCAAAATCTAAAAGTAAAAAAAGTGTTGACAACAAGATAGTAAAGTGTTAATATAATTAAGCTGCTTGCGACAAGCAAACAGCAAAAACCTTACAAAGCAGTTATATCAATGCATGTGGGGTTCAAATTGATAGATGCAAGCAGTACAAGGAAGATGATTTACGAGCAGTGGAGTTTACGATGGTAAATGAGCAGCGCAGGAAAGAAATCTGACGAAGTAGTGCGAAGTACATATCAATTTGAGATGGACTTTGAAAAGTAAACAGTGATAAACATGTAAAGGAACTCGAAAAATTCCGAAATCGTTTTTATGATTTCAAAATTGAGTAACTTGCGAACTTTACAACCTGGTTTTTGGAAACAAAAACTAGAAAAAAGTCAGCAATTTTAAATGAGCTAACAAGCTTATCAAATGAGTTAATTGCGTAGCAGATTTATCTGCGAAACATATAAATTTTAATTTGAGAGTTTGATCCTGGCTCAGGACGAACGCTGGCGGCGTGCCTAACACATGCAAGTCGAGCGGAGTTACCTTTAGCACTGAGCACTCTTAATATATGATGCTGGCCGACAGCGTCATGCAAAAACAACCTTAATTATTAATTTAAGTTTTTGCATCACGCGTTTTATCAAAGTGTCAACACATGAAGAGTAGAATGTTCAGTGCTGAAGGTAACTTAGCGGCGGACGGGTGAGTAACGCGTGGGCAACCTGCCTGTTACAGGGGGATAACACAGGGAAACTTGTGCTAATACCGCATAATACAGCGAAGAAGCATTTCTTTGTTGTCAAAGGAGCAATCCGGTGACAGATGGGCCCGCGTCCAATTAGCTAGTTGGTGATGTAACGGACCACCAAGGCGAC contains:
- a CDS encoding IS256 family transposase, coding for MARRKNSMSEGKKNIIASLLQEYDIKTAEDIQEALKDLLGGTIQSMLEAEMDQHLGYEPYERSNNTNYRNGKKSKSIQSTYGKMEIDVPQDRECSFEPQIVKKRQKDISSIDQKIIAMYARGLTTRQISDQIEEIYGFEVSEGMVSDITNKLLPEIEEWQQRPLSSVYPIVFIDAVHFSVRDNNVIKKLAAYIILGINEEGQKEVLSIQIGQNESSKYWLSVLNELKNRGVKDILILCADGLSGIKESIAVAFPETEYQRCIVHQVRNTLKYVADKDKKEFANDLKTIYHAPTEETGYERMMQITDKWQDRYPNAMKSWSTNWDILSPIFKFSTDVRKVIYTTNAIESLNSTYRRLNRQRSVFPSDTALLKALYLATFEATKKWTMTLRNWGKVYGELSIMYEGRLQQ
- a CDS encoding restriction endonuclease encodes the protein MLLFYLILLILFKIFLIIKDCLYKRKINELLKTINSKEDLLYLKFRDYMAIIVEVLKRNGYKIKSTRDCGIDGSGLILNDIQFAEIWKHGLNQIIDVELAMNLATCMHRNSIYRGMIITLGDFKPSTKVFCHKNVIECINGDQLINMCKAVQNTKAILQPAK
- a CDS encoding transglutaminase domain-containing protein; amino-acid sequence: MDNYIQEGMNDYQKIKALYNYATNKVSYITSGSTSDLKNHCISSIFLGDSTVCEGYTLGMALLLDKVGITNCPVSGGNHAWNLVYLNDTWLQIDATWDDEGDMAGTTYFLRTTDEYKELGHPSYKSLCNSNFTDYSFGTDKSVYSKNLPKCDATIGDINKDKILNQQDLYSMQNEIRAYAMYWQDGYYNVMADMNRDGEINSDDYNLLNDLVY